The Mangifera indica cultivar Alphonso chromosome 8, CATAS_Mindica_2.1, whole genome shotgun sequence genome has a window encoding:
- the LOC123223698 gene encoding uncharacterized protein LOC123223698: MAEFVRAKRVTDPLNDKVRAQIVGHQLSYVSSGSEYSGADDDSPCLSELVHDFLEDEFQSESKGYDSDSERVESVVDFTDKIEDILKTTENSNVDLYKNLLQTHVFKAMETFSCLRQQKSVFRRKVMTFLRELGHNAAICKAKWNSSGGLVAGNYEFIDVVQSNSYKLQNRYFIDLDFASEFEIARPTNAYARLLEYLPRVFVGKGEELKSIIKVTSQAAKKSLKTKNLTLPPWRKNRYTQNKWFGPYKRTVNPSPAGSYTPAMLSLNNGVKCRRVGFEAGVNGRLSVWTR; the protein is encoded by the coding sequence ATGGCAGAATTTGTGAGAGCAAAACGAGTCACTGATCCACTCAACGATAAGGTCAGGGCTCAAATCGTTGGTCATCAACTCAGTTATGTCAGCAGCGGAAGCGAATACTCAGGCGCCGATGATGACTCTCCCTGCTTATCAGAACTCGTTCACGATTTTCTGGAAGATGAATTCCAGAGTGAGTCCAAGGGTTACGATTCAGACTCTGAACGAGTCGAATCCGTCGTTGACTTCACAGATAAGATCGAGGACATTCTCAAAACGACGGAAAACAGCAATGTGGATTTGTATAAGAATCTTTTACAAACTCATGTCTTCAAAGCAATGGAAACGTTTTCATGCTTGAGACAacaaaaaagtgtttttaggcGTAAGGTTATGACCTTTCTACGCGAACTAGGCCACAATGCGGCGATCTGCAAAGCGAAATGGAACTCCTCGGGCGGTCTCGTCGCGGGCAACTACGAGTTCATCGACGTGGTCCAATCAAATTCATACAAGTTGCAAAACCGGTATTTCATCGACCTTGACTTCGCCTCCGAATTCGAGATTGCGAGACCGACAAATGCATACGCGAGATTGTTAGAGTATCTACCTAGGGTTTTCGTTGGCAAGGGTGAAGAGTTGAAGAGTATTATAAAAGTGACGAGCCAGGCCGCCAAAAAATCTCTCAAGACAAAAAACCTGACGCTGCCTCCCTGGAGAAAGAACCGCTACACGCAAAACAAGTGGTTCGGTCCTTACAAACGGACGGTTAATCCAAGTCCGGCTGGTTCATACACTCCGGCCATGCTATCGTTAAATAATGGTGTTAAATGTCGGCGGGTTGGGTTTGAAGCCGGTGTAAACGGCCGTTTATCTGTTTGGACTAGATGA
- the LOC123223699 gene encoding transcription factor bHLH62-like isoform X1, with the protein MENEFFLNAGIPAPAMHFEPTRTSTMATWHSVSSAREIQATDLNCSSEQSSDCFFNPNWEKSTDHSLHFESALSSMVSSPVASNSNMSNESFMIRELIGKLGNIGNSGEISPHSLHSYVNNRNKSTNTSCYTTPLNSPSKLNLPIIDHLVKDKLSTLGNSMALNSTVAEFSADPGFAERAARFSLFGSRSLNGRTNQFGPSNPEIGFRSSQLIANEKLKRVSSNHSLKALGHQVNSIQGNKNNPLQDRSELANSQEESSVSEQVPNGEVGVKSSGDFNSKKRKAVSRVKGKEPTPSPSSNTVVTKVIEANDSANSKRNKPTEGNGNENISVKADDETKGDAKNSGDEKQNKANTKPSEPPKDYIHVRARRGQATDSHSLAERVRREKISERMKLLQDLVPGCNKVTGKALMLDEIINYVQSLQRQVEFLSMKLASVNTRLDFNVDALMSKDIYQPHKPLPHPIFPLDSSAPRFLGHQPQQNPALQCHISTDTMTQCPVDSLDTTAICQNLNMEVPQLDYFTEAVPQCPSFCEDDLQSIVQMGCFQGSNQVPEMKIEL; encoded by the exons ATGGAAAATGAGTTCTTTCTAAATGCAGGAATTCCTGCACCTGCAATGCACTTTGAACCAACACGCACATCAACAATGGCCACTTGGCATTCAGTCTCTTCAGCCAGGGAAATTCAAGCAACAGACCTTAATTGCTCCTCTGAGCAGTCTTCTGATTGCTTTTTCAATCCCAACTGGGAAAAGTCAACGGATCATAGTCTCCACTTTGAGTCTGCTCTGAGTTCTATGGTGTCTTCACCGGTGGCTTCCAATTCAAACATGTCTAATGAGAGCTTTATGATCAGAGAATTGATAGGAAAGCTGGGCAACATTGGAAATTCTGGTGAGATCTCACCACATTCTTTACATTCTTATGTTAATAATAGGAATAAAAGCACAAACACTTCTTGTTATACTACTCCTTTGAATTCTCCTTCTAAGTTAAATTTGCCGATAATCGATCATTTGGTTAAAGACAAGTTATCCACTTTGGGAAACTCCATGGCTTTGAATTCCACTGTGGCAGAATTCTCTGCTGATCCTGGTTTTGCTGAGAGGGCTGCAAGGTTTTCACTCTTTGGCAGCAGGAGTCTCAACGGCAGAACCAATCAATTTGGACCCAGCAATCCAGAGATTGGTTTTAGATCTAGTCAATTGATAGCAAATGAGAAGCTGAAGCGGGTTTCAAGTAATCATTCTCTCAAGGCCCTTGGACATCAAGTTAACAGTATTCAGGGAAACAAAAATAATCCTTTGCAGGATAGATCTGAATTGGCCAATTCTCAAGAGGAATCTTCAGTTTCTGAACAAGTGCCGAATGGTGAGGTTGGCGTAAAGTCTTCAGGTGACTTCAATTCCAAGAAAAGAAAAGCTGTTTCTAGGGTAAAAGGAAAGGAACCCACACCATCTCCATCATCAAATACTGTTGTTACAAAG GTAATTGAGGCTAATGACAGTGCCAATTCCAAGAGAAACAAACCGACTGAAGGGAATGGAAATGAGAACATCAGTGTTAAAGCAGACGACGAAACAAAAGGAGATGCCAAAAATTCAGGGGATGAGAAACAAAACAAGGCTAATACAAAGCCCTCGGAGCCTCCTAAGGACTACATTCATGTTAGAGCAAGAAGGGGCCAGGCCACTGACAGTCATAGTCTAGCAGAACGA GTTCGAAGAGAGAAGATTAGCGAACGAATGAAACTTCTCCAAGATCTTGTACCAGGCTGCAATAAG GTAACCGGGAAAGCACTGATGCTTGATGAAATTATTAACTATGTGCAGTCATTGCAGCGTCAGGTTGAG TTTCTATCCATGAAGTTGGCTTCTGTCAACACCAGGCTGGATTTTAATGTGGATGCTTTGATGTCAAAGGAT ATATATCAACCACACAAACCTCTGCCACATCCAATATTCCCATTAGATTCCTCGGCTCCTCGCTTTTTAGGGCACCAGCCCCAGCAAAATCCAGCACTACAGTGCCATATATCCACTGACACAATGACCCAATGCCCGGTGGACTCATTGGATACTACTGCGATATGCCAAAACCTTAATATGGAAGTACCCCAGCTTGACTATTTTACTGAAGCTGTCCCtcag TGTCCGAGTTTCTGTGAGGATGATCTGCAAAGCATTGTTCAGATGGGTTGCTTTCAAG GCTCAAATCAAGTACCCGAGATGAAAATTGAGCTTTGA
- the LOC123223699 gene encoding transcription factor bHLH62-like isoform X3: protein MENEFFLNAGIPAPAMHFEPTRTSTMATWHSVSSAREIQATDLNCSSEQSSDCFFNPNWEKSTDHSLHFESALSSMVSSPVASNSNMSNESFMIRELIGKLGNIGNSEFSADPGFAERAARFSLFGSRSLNGRTNQFGPSNPEIGFRSSQLIANEKLKRVSSNHSLKALGHQVNSIQGNKNNPLQDRSELANSQEESSVSEQVPNGEVGVKSSGDFNSKKRKAVSRVKGKEPTPSPSSNTVVTKVIEANDSANSKRNKPTEGNGNENISVKADDETKGDAKNSGDEKQNKANTKPSEPPKDYIHVRARRGQATDSHSLAERVRREKISERMKLLQDLVPGCNKVTGKALMLDEIINYVQSLQRQVEFLSMKLASVNTRLDFNVDALMSKDIYQPHKPLPHPIFPLDSSAPRFLGHQPQQNPALQCHISTDTMTQCPVDSLDTTAICQNLNMEVPQLDYFTEAVPQCPSFCEDDLQSIVQMGCFQGSNQVPEMKIEL from the exons ATGGAAAATGAGTTCTTTCTAAATGCAGGAATTCCTGCACCTGCAATGCACTTTGAACCAACACGCACATCAACAATGGCCACTTGGCATTCAGTCTCTTCAGCCAGGGAAATTCAAGCAACAGACCTTAATTGCTCCTCTGAGCAGTCTTCTGATTGCTTTTTCAATCCCAACTGGGAAAAGTCAACGGATCATAGTCTCCACTTTGAGTCTGCTCTGAGTTCTATGGTGTCTTCACCGGTGGCTTCCAATTCAAACATGTCTAATGAGAGCTTTATGATCAGAGAATTGATAGGAAAGCTGGGCAACATTGGAAATTCTG AATTCTCTGCTGATCCTGGTTTTGCTGAGAGGGCTGCAAGGTTTTCACTCTTTGGCAGCAGGAGTCTCAACGGCAGAACCAATCAATTTGGACCCAGCAATCCAGAGATTGGTTTTAGATCTAGTCAATTGATAGCAAATGAGAAGCTGAAGCGGGTTTCAAGTAATCATTCTCTCAAGGCCCTTGGACATCAAGTTAACAGTATTCAGGGAAACAAAAATAATCCTTTGCAGGATAGATCTGAATTGGCCAATTCTCAAGAGGAATCTTCAGTTTCTGAACAAGTGCCGAATGGTGAGGTTGGCGTAAAGTCTTCAGGTGACTTCAATTCCAAGAAAAGAAAAGCTGTTTCTAGGGTAAAAGGAAAGGAACCCACACCATCTCCATCATCAAATACTGTTGTTACAAAG GTAATTGAGGCTAATGACAGTGCCAATTCCAAGAGAAACAAACCGACTGAAGGGAATGGAAATGAGAACATCAGTGTTAAAGCAGACGACGAAACAAAAGGAGATGCCAAAAATTCAGGGGATGAGAAACAAAACAAGGCTAATACAAAGCCCTCGGAGCCTCCTAAGGACTACATTCATGTTAGAGCAAGAAGGGGCCAGGCCACTGACAGTCATAGTCTAGCAGAACGA GTTCGAAGAGAGAAGATTAGCGAACGAATGAAACTTCTCCAAGATCTTGTACCAGGCTGCAATAAG GTAACCGGGAAAGCACTGATGCTTGATGAAATTATTAACTATGTGCAGTCATTGCAGCGTCAGGTTGAG TTTCTATCCATGAAGTTGGCTTCTGTCAACACCAGGCTGGATTTTAATGTGGATGCTTTGATGTCAAAGGAT ATATATCAACCACACAAACCTCTGCCACATCCAATATTCCCATTAGATTCCTCGGCTCCTCGCTTTTTAGGGCACCAGCCCCAGCAAAATCCAGCACTACAGTGCCATATATCCACTGACACAATGACCCAATGCCCGGTGGACTCATTGGATACTACTGCGATATGCCAAAACCTTAATATGGAAGTACCCCAGCTTGACTATTTTACTGAAGCTGTCCCtcag TGTCCGAGTTTCTGTGAGGATGATCTGCAAAGCATTGTTCAGATGGGTTGCTTTCAAG GCTCAAATCAAGTACCCGAGATGAAAATTGAGCTTTGA
- the LOC123223699 gene encoding transcription factor bHLH62-like isoform X2, giving the protein MHFEPTRTSTMATWHSVSSAREIQATDLNCSSEQSSDCFFNPNWEKSTDHSLHFESALSSMVSSPVASNSNMSNESFMIRELIGKLGNIGNSGEISPHSLHSYVNNRNKSTNTSCYTTPLNSPSKLNLPIIDHLVKDKLSTLGNSMALNSTVAEFSADPGFAERAARFSLFGSRSLNGRTNQFGPSNPEIGFRSSQLIANEKLKRVSSNHSLKALGHQVNSIQGNKNNPLQDRSELANSQEESSVSEQVPNGEVGVKSSGDFNSKKRKAVSRVKGKEPTPSPSSNTVVTKVIEANDSANSKRNKPTEGNGNENISVKADDETKGDAKNSGDEKQNKANTKPSEPPKDYIHVRARRGQATDSHSLAERVRREKISERMKLLQDLVPGCNKVTGKALMLDEIINYVQSLQRQVEFLSMKLASVNTRLDFNVDALMSKDIYQPHKPLPHPIFPLDSSAPRFLGHQPQQNPALQCHISTDTMTQCPVDSLDTTAICQNLNMEVPQLDYFTEAVPQCPSFCEDDLQSIVQMGCFQGSNQVPEMKIEL; this is encoded by the exons ATGCACTTTGAACCAACACGCACATCAACAATGGCCACTTGGCATTCAGTCTCTTCAGCCAGGGAAATTCAAGCAACAGACCTTAATTGCTCCTCTGAGCAGTCTTCTGATTGCTTTTTCAATCCCAACTGGGAAAAGTCAACGGATCATAGTCTCCACTTTGAGTCTGCTCTGAGTTCTATGGTGTCTTCACCGGTGGCTTCCAATTCAAACATGTCTAATGAGAGCTTTATGATCAGAGAATTGATAGGAAAGCTGGGCAACATTGGAAATTCTGGTGAGATCTCACCACATTCTTTACATTCTTATGTTAATAATAGGAATAAAAGCACAAACACTTCTTGTTATACTACTCCTTTGAATTCTCCTTCTAAGTTAAATTTGCCGATAATCGATCATTTGGTTAAAGACAAGTTATCCACTTTGGGAAACTCCATGGCTTTGAATTCCACTGTGGCAGAATTCTCTGCTGATCCTGGTTTTGCTGAGAGGGCTGCAAGGTTTTCACTCTTTGGCAGCAGGAGTCTCAACGGCAGAACCAATCAATTTGGACCCAGCAATCCAGAGATTGGTTTTAGATCTAGTCAATTGATAGCAAATGAGAAGCTGAAGCGGGTTTCAAGTAATCATTCTCTCAAGGCCCTTGGACATCAAGTTAACAGTATTCAGGGAAACAAAAATAATCCTTTGCAGGATAGATCTGAATTGGCCAATTCTCAAGAGGAATCTTCAGTTTCTGAACAAGTGCCGAATGGTGAGGTTGGCGTAAAGTCTTCAGGTGACTTCAATTCCAAGAAAAGAAAAGCTGTTTCTAGGGTAAAAGGAAAGGAACCCACACCATCTCCATCATCAAATACTGTTGTTACAAAG GTAATTGAGGCTAATGACAGTGCCAATTCCAAGAGAAACAAACCGACTGAAGGGAATGGAAATGAGAACATCAGTGTTAAAGCAGACGACGAAACAAAAGGAGATGCCAAAAATTCAGGGGATGAGAAACAAAACAAGGCTAATACAAAGCCCTCGGAGCCTCCTAAGGACTACATTCATGTTAGAGCAAGAAGGGGCCAGGCCACTGACAGTCATAGTCTAGCAGAACGA GTTCGAAGAGAGAAGATTAGCGAACGAATGAAACTTCTCCAAGATCTTGTACCAGGCTGCAATAAG GTAACCGGGAAAGCACTGATGCTTGATGAAATTATTAACTATGTGCAGTCATTGCAGCGTCAGGTTGAG TTTCTATCCATGAAGTTGGCTTCTGTCAACACCAGGCTGGATTTTAATGTGGATGCTTTGATGTCAAAGGAT ATATATCAACCACACAAACCTCTGCCACATCCAATATTCCCATTAGATTCCTCGGCTCCTCGCTTTTTAGGGCACCAGCCCCAGCAAAATCCAGCACTACAGTGCCATATATCCACTGACACAATGACCCAATGCCCGGTGGACTCATTGGATACTACTGCGATATGCCAAAACCTTAATATGGAAGTACCCCAGCTTGACTATTTTACTGAAGCTGTCCCtcag TGTCCGAGTTTCTGTGAGGATGATCTGCAAAGCATTGTTCAGATGGGTTGCTTTCAAG GCTCAAATCAAGTACCCGAGATGAAAATTGAGCTTTGA
- the LOC123223702 gene encoding 40S ribosomal protein S8-like, translating to MGISRDSMHKRRATGGKKKAWRKKRKYELGRQPANTKLSSNKTVRRVRVRGGNVKWRALRLDTGNYSWGSEAVTRKTRILDVVYNASNNELVRTQTLVKSAIVQVDAAPFKQWYLQHYGVDIGRKKKAATSKKETVEEGEGATAAVEESKKSNHVARKLEKRQKDRKLDSHIEEQFGAGRLLACISSRPGQCGRADGYILEGKELEFYMKKLQRKKGKGAGSAA from the exons ATGG GTATTTCCAGGGATTCTATGCACAAGAGACGCGCCACCGGTGGCAAGAAGAAAGCCTGGAGGAAGAAGCGTAA GTATGAACTTGGTCGTCAACCTGCAAATACCAAGCTCTCGAGCAATAAGACGGTGAGGAGGGTTCGAGTCAGAGGAGGCAATGTGAAGTGGAGGGCCCTTAGATTGGACACAGGGAACTATTCCTGGGGTAGTGAGGCTGTTACACGTAAAACTCGTATCCTTGATGTGGTTTACAATGCATCAAACAATGAGCTTGTCAGGACACAAACTTTGGTGAAGAGTGCCATCGTTCAGGTGGATGCTGCTCCATTTAAGCAGTGGTACCTTCAGCACTATGGTGTTGACATTGGTAGGAAGAAGAAGGCAGCTACTTCTAAGAAGGAAACTGTAGAG GAGGGAGAGGGTGCAACTGCGGCAGTAGAAGAATCTAAGAAGAGTAATCATGTTGCAAGGAAGCTTGAAAAGCGCCAGAAGGACCGTAAGCTTGATTCCCACATTGAAGAGCAATTTGGAGCTGGTAGGTTGTTAGCCTGCATTTCTTCCCGCCCAGGCCAATGTGGCAGAGCTGATGG GTACATATTGGAAGGAAAAGAGCTGGAGTTCTACATGAAGAAACTCCAGAGGAAGAAGGGCAAGGGTGCAGGATCTGCTGCGTAG
- the LOC123223701 gene encoding probable splicing factor 3A subunit 1, producing MLGALPILPLPEPPSDGDLGPLPPSQVTEQKEEKPSNEEQSKTNSASASVATHTRTIGIIHPPPDIRNIVDKTAQFVAKNGPEFEKRIIANNANNAKFNFLSSADPYHAYYQHRLVEFRAQNQSSSQHAPSQPADTSVLESAPSAPAADSKSAEAKPDTVAQFKLPIRKVLEPPEAEQYTVRLPEGITGEELDIIKLTAQFVARNGKSFLTGLTSREINNPQFHFLKPTHSMFTFFTQLADAYSKVLMPPKGLTEKLKKSVADMTMVLERCLHRLEWERSQKQARQKAEDEIEQERMQMAMIDWHDFVVVETIDFADDEDDDLPAPMTLEEVIRRSKVSPMEEDDIPEPGKEVEMEMDEEEVQLVEEGIRAASLEENDDEKKATKANEEPEPPMRIVKNWKRPEERIPAERDPTKYVVSPITGELIPINEMSEHMRISLIDPKYKEQKERMFAKIRETTLAQDDEISRNIVGLARTRPDIFGTTEEEVSNAVKAEIEKKDEQPKQVIWDGHTGSIGRTANQAMSQNMNGDDLNDAANSDFRNLPGPAAPPPRSGFPSLRPLPPPAGLALNLPHGPSNTIQYPPPTSGAMPVPQPRPYTMQVIPSIRPSTPSMPLTGQQHVMLSRPPPLPPSISVNPSGVPVPPPPGSQFMPMPVPQPYAHLPVPPPPSMPMMQPPPLPQGMPPPPPPEAPPPLPDEPEPKRQKLDDSMLIPEDQFLAQHLGPVRINVSVPNVDEGNLRGQVLEITLQSLSETVGSLKEKISGEIQLPANKQKLSGKAGFLKDNMSLAYYNVGAGEALALSLRERGGRKR from the exons ATGTTAGGTGCATTGCCAATTCTTCCTCTTCCTGAACCTCCTTCTGATGGGGATCTTGGCCCTCTTCCCCCATCTCAAGTGACGGAGCAGAAGGAAGAGAAACCTTCAAATGAGGAGCAGAGCAAAACTAACTCAGCTTCTGCATCAGTTGCAACCCACACAAGAACAATTGGAATCATACATCCACCTCCAGATATCAGAAATATTGTTGATAAAACTGCTCAATTTGTTGCTAAGAATGGACCTGAGTTTGAGAAGAGGATTATTGCCAACAATGCAAACAAtgcaaaattcaattttttgagtaGTGCGGATCCTTACCATGCATATTATCAACATCGGCTGGTCGAATTTCGTGCACAGAATCAATCTTCTTCCCAGCATGCTCCATCTCAACCTGCAGATACTTCTGTGCTCGAATCAGCTCCATCAGCTCCGGCTGCTGATAGTAAGAGTGCTGAAGCAAAGCCAGATACTGTTGCCCAGTTTAAGCTACCCATACGAAAAGTTCTTGAGCCCCCAGAAGCAGAGCAGTATACTGTGCGGCTTCCTGAAGGGATTACTGGTGAAGAACTGGATATCATTAAGCTCACAGCCCAGTTTGTAGCTCGTAATGGAAAATCATTCTTGACAGGATTGACTAGTAGGGAGATCAATAACCCGCAGTTCCATTTTCTGAAGCCAACACACAGTATGTTTACATTTTTCACTCAACTTGCTGATGCATATTCAAAAGTCTTGATGCCTCCGAAGGGGTTGActgagaaattgaagaagagtGTTGCTGACATGACAATGGTCCTTGAACGATGCTTGCATCGTCTGGAATGGGAGCGTTCACAGAAGCAAGCAAGGCAGAAGGCGGAAGATGAGATTGAGCAGGAGAGGATGCAAATGGCTATGATTGATTGGcatgattttgttgttgttgagaCAATAGACTTTGCGGATGATGAGGATGACGACCTACCTGCTCCTATGACTCTTGAGGAGGTTATAAGAAGGAGTAAGGTATCTCCTATGGAAGAAGATGATATTCCTGAACCTGGAAAAGAGGTAGAAATGGAAATGGATGAAGAAGAGGTGCAGCTTGTTGAAGAGGGCATCAGGGCTGCTAGTCTCGAGGAGAATGATGATGAAAAGAAAGCGACCAAGGCAAATGAGGAACCAGAACCGCCAATGAGAATTGTGAAGAACTGGAAGAGACCTGAGGAGAGGATCCCCGCAGAAAGAGATCCAACAAAGTATGTTGTTTCTCCCATTACTGGTGAGCTCATTCCTATTAATGAGATGTCTGAACACATGAGAATTTCCCTTATTGATCCAAAGTACAAGGAGCAAAAAGAAAGGATGTTTGCTAAGATTCGAGAGACAACTCTTGCTCAGGATGATGAGATCTCGAGAAATATTGTGGGACTGGCACGGACACGTCCTGATATCTTTGGTACCACAGAGGAAGAAGTTTCTAATGCAGTCAAGGCCGAGATTGAGAAGAAAGATGAACAACCAAAGCAGGTCATATGGGATGGTCATACTGGAAGCATTGGGCGAACAGCAAATCAAGCCATGTCTCAAAATATGAATGGAGATGATCTAAATGATGCTGCCAACAGTGACTTCAGAAACCTACCTGGTCCTGCAGCTCCTCCTCCTCGATCTGGTTTTCCTTCTTTGCGTCCTCTCCCCCCACCAGCAGGACTTGCCTTGAATCTTCCACATGGGCCTTCAAACACAATCCAATACCCACCTCCAACTAGTGGTGCTATGCCAGTACCTCAACCAAGGCCATATACCATGCAGGTGATTCCATCAATCCGCCCATCCACTCCTTCAATGCCATTGACAGGACAGCAACACGTCATGTTGAGTCGTCCACCACCACTGCCTCCATCAATTTCTGTGAATCCATCTGGTGTGCCTGTACCTCCCCCACCTGGATCCCAGTTTATGCCCATGCCAGTTCCCCAACCTTATGCCCATCTCCCAGTCCCTCCTCCTCCTTCCATGCCTATGATGCAGCCGCCACCTTTGCCTCAAGGAATGCCTCCTCCGCCACCACCAGAAGCTCCTCCTCCACTTCCTGATGAACCAGAGCCAAAGAGGCAGAAGCTTGATGATTCTATGCTTATTCCTGAAGATCAATTTCTGGCCCAACATCTT GGACCTGTTCGCATCAATGTGTCTGTTCCTAATGTTGATGAAGGAAATCTCAGAGGACAAGTCCTGGAGATTACGTTACAGTCTTTATCTGAAACTGTTGGCAGCTTGAAGGAGAAAATTTCTGGGGAGATACAACTTCCTGCAAACAAGCAGAAATTGAGTGGAAAAGCTGGTTTCCTTAAGGACAATATGTCGCTGGCATATTATAATGTTGGAGCAGGGGAAGCACTTGCCCTTTCTTTGAGAGAACGTGGTGGTAGAAAGAGATAA